Proteins co-encoded in one Brassica oleracea var. oleracea cultivar TO1000 chromosome C4, BOL, whole genome shotgun sequence genomic window:
- the LOC106337094 gene encoding cytochrome P450 704C1-like isoform X1: MEILASIAIIVATTIFIVLSFTIYLTLKIFAGKSINNKEYAPVHATIFDLFFHRDDLYDYETEIARNKPTFRFLGLGKSEILTADPRNVEHVLKTRFDNYTKGQNSRENLGDLLGHGIFAVDGEKWKQQRKLASFEFSARVLRDFSCSVFRTNACKVVGFVTEFGLSGNSFDAQDMLMRCTLDSIFKVGFGVELKCLDGFSKEGEGFMEAFDEGNDATSLRFIDPLWKLKRFLNIGSQARLKKSVATIDKFVYRLITTKRKELAKKQNTAVREDILSRFLVESEKDPEKMNDKYLRDIILSFMIAGKDTTAASLSWFLYMLCNNPLVQEKIVQEIRDVTSSHERTTDVTGFVESIDEEALDQMQYLHAALSETLRLYPAVPVDTRCAENDDVLPDGYRVKRGDNVYYISYAMGRMSYIWGQDAEEFKPERWLKDGVFQPESPFKFISFHAGPRICLGKDFAYRQMKIVSMALLHFFRFKMADEKRNVSYKRMLTLHIEGGLHLHAIPRTST, from the exons ATGGAGATTTTGGCGAGCATAGCGATCATAGTAGCAACAACAATCTTCATCGTTCTATCTTTCACAATCTACCTAACACTCAAAATCTTCGCCGGAAAATCCATAAACAACAAGGAGTATGCTCCAGTACACGCCACCATCTTCGACCTCTTCTTCCACCGCGACGACTTATACGACTACGAGACGGAGATCGCGAGAAATAAGCCGACTTTTAGGTTCTTGGGTCTAGGGAAGAGCGAGATACTAACCGCTGATCCTCGCAACGTGGAGCATGTGCTCAAGACGAGGTTCGATAACTACACCAAAGGACAGAACAGCCGCGAGAATCTCGGTGATCTTCTGGGACACGGTATCTTCGCTGTTGATGGAGAGAAGTGGAAGCAGCAGAGGAAGCTCGCTAGCTTTGAGTTCTCCGCTAGAGTTTTGAGAGACTTTAGCTGCTCTGTTTTTAGGACGAATGCGTGTAAGGTTGTCGGTTTTGTAACTGAGTTTGGTCTCTCTGGAAACTCTTTTGATGCTCAG GATATGTTGATGAGATGTACACTGGACTCGATCTTCAAAGTTGGGTTTGGTGTGGAGTTAAAGTGTTTGGATGGGTTTAGCAAAGAAGGGGAAGGGTTCATGGAAGCTTTTGATGAAGGTAACGATGCAACTAGTTTAAGATTCATCGATCCGCTTTGGAAGCTGAAACGGTTTCTCAACATTGGATCACAAGCTAGACTCAAGAAGAGCGTTGCTACTATAGATAAGTTTGTTTATAGACTCATTACCACTAAAAGGAAAGAGCTTGCCAAGAAACAGAACACT GCTGTTAGAGAGGATATATTATCTAGATTTCTAGTGGAGAGTGAGAAAGATCCGGAGAAGATGAATGATAAGTACCTGAGGGATATAATCTTGAGCTTTATGATTGCTGGGAAGGACACAACCGCTGCGTCTCTCTCTTGGTTCTTGTACATGCTCTGCAATAACCCACTCGTTCAGGAGAAGATCGTACAGGAGATTAGAGACGTGACATCAAGTCATGAGAGAACAACCGATGTGACTGGTTTCGTTGAAAGTATAGATGAAGAGGCTCTTGATCAGATGCAGTATCTCCATGCAGCCTTGTCTGAGACCTTGAGGCTTTACCCTGCTGTCCCTGTGGACACGAGGTGTGCAGAGAATGATGACGTACTTCCAGATGGATATAGAGTGAAGAGAGGGGATAATGTCTACTAC ATATCCTATGCAATGGGAAGGATGAGTTATATTTGGGGGCAAGATGCTGAGGAGTTCAAGCCAGAGAGATGGCTTAAGGATGGCGTGTTTCAGCCAGAGTCACCATTCAAATTCATAAGCTTTCAT GCTGGTCCAAGGATCTGTCTTGGCAAGGATTTTGCATACAGGCAAATGAAGATAGTATCAATGGCGCTTCTTCACTTCTTTCGCTTCAAAATGGCTGATGAGAAAAGAAACGTGTCTTACAAGAGGATGCTTACGCTTCATATAGAAGGAGGACTCCATCTCCATGCAATCCCAAGGACAAGTACTTGA
- the LOC106339332 gene encoding LOW QUALITY PROTEIN: spastin (The sequence of the model RefSeq protein was modified relative to this genomic sequence to represent the inferred CDS: deleted 1 base in 1 codon) yields MSFFRDIIDSFSSIFTEESNHDHTVSSSSSSGSSMNVIDGVPVSNERVAYKLKGYFDLAKEEIAKGVRAEEWGLHNDALLHYRNAQRIMNEATSTPSPSYISSNEKEKVRSYREKISKWQSQVSERLQALGKRAGVGVSENKRTVPSSPSSASASSTASNRRVSTQRTSLPRGGVGKARSPRDATTTNPKPAKESGNGYDDKLEEMINTTIVDRSPSVKWDDVAGLDGAKQALLEMVILPAKRRDLFTGLRRPARGLLLFGPPGNGKTMLAKAVASESQATFFNVSASSLTSKWVGEAEKLVKTLFQVAISRQPSVIFMDEIDSIMSTRSISENEASRRLKSEFLIQFDGVTSNPDDLVIVIGATNKPQELDDAVLRRLVKRIYVPLPDSNVRKLLFKTKLKCQPHSLSGGDIDKIVRETEGYSGSDLQALCEEAAMMPIRELGADILTIQANKVRPLRYDDFRKSMAVIRPSLSKGKWEELERWNSEFGSN; encoded by the exons ATGAGTTTCTTCAGAGATATAATC GATTCGTTTAGCTCAATCTTCACGGAAGAATCTAATCACGATCATACCGTATCATCATCTTCTTCATCTGGCTCCTCCATGAACGTTATCGATGGAGTTCCGGTTAGTAACGAACGAGTTGCGTATAAGCTCAAAGGATACTTCGATTTGGCGAAAGAGGAGATCGCCAAAGGTGTTAGAGCAGAGGAGTGGGGTTTACACAACGACGCGCTTCTTCATTACAGAAACGCTCAGAGGATCATGAACGAAGCTACCTCCACTCCTTCTCCTTCTTACATCAGTTCCAA TGAGAAGGAGAAGGTGAGATCTTACAGAGAGAAGATTTCTAAATGGCAAAGTCAAGTATCTGAGAGGTTGCAAGCTCTTGGTAAGCGTGCAG GTGTTGGAGTGTCTGAGAATAAG AGAACTGTACCATCATCTCCTTCTTCAGCTTCAGCTTCCTCAACGGCGTCTAATAGAAGAGTTTCAACACAAAGGACTTCACTTCCCAGAGGTGGAGTTGGGAAGGCGAGGAGCCCTAGAGATGCTACTACTACAAACCCAAAACCTGCGAAAGAATCTGGGAATGGGTACGATGATAAGTTAGAAGAGATGATCAACACAACAATAGTGGACAGAAGCCCATCTGTGAAGTGGGATGATGTTG CTGGACTTGATGGAGCCAAACAAGCTTTACTGGAGATGGTTATTTTACCAGCGAAACGAAGAGATTTGTTCACTGGTCTCCGAAGACCAGCTAGAG GTTTGCTTCTCTTTGGGCCACCTGGCAATGGAAAAACAATGCTTGCCAAGGCAGTTGCTTCCGAGTCACAGGCAACATTCTTCAACGTCTCAGCATCTTCATTGACATCTAAATGG GTGGGCGAGGCTGAGAAGCTAGTTAAAACGTTGTTCCAAGTTGCAATATCCAGACAACCTTCTGTTATATTTATGGATGAA ATAGATAGTATAATGTCTACAAGGTCGATCAGCGAGAACGAAGCGAGCAGAAGGTTGAAATCAGAGTTCCTTATCCAGTTTGATGGTGTGACTTCTAATCCTGATGATTTGGTGATTGTCATCG GAGCTACTAACAAGCCACAGGAGTTGGATGATGCAGTGCTTAGAAGATTG GTAAAGAGAATATATGTACCGTTGCCGGATTCAAACGTCAGGAAACTACTTTTTAAAACTAAACTGAAGTGCCAGCCTCACTCTTTATCTGGTGGAGACATTGATAAAATCGTCAGAGAAACCGAAG GATACTCAGGAAGTGATCTACAAGCATTGTGTGAAGAAGCTGCAATGATGCCAATCAGAGAACTCGGTGCTGATATTCTCACCATCCAAGCAAATAAA GTGAGACCGCTGAGATATGATGATTTTAGGAAATCGATGGCAGTGATAAGACCAAGCTTGAGTAAAGGCAAATGGGAAGAGCTTGAACGCTGGAACTCTGAGTTTGGCTCTAATTGA
- the LOC106337878 gene encoding uncharacterized protein LOC106337878, with product MFFFCTIEVDRIYEEVAPKKKGRVLGIGSVNDVPRATSSYGQRRDDEVSQLRDVLETTQHQLSSTQNELASTKSSFTARMTGLENFLDVIAATNPEWEAMFRTMKQQNPIPGEASVQVNEADLSRRSEEFYDAAMQH from the exons ATGTTTTTTTTTTGCACAATAGAAGTGGATAGAATTTACGAGGAG GTCGCTCCCAAGAAAAAGGGACGTGTGTTGGGGATTGGTTCCGTCAACGATGTTCCGAGAGCGACTTCCTCTTATGGCCAGAGACGGGATGATGAAGTCTCTCAGCTGCGCGACGTGTTGGAGACGACACAACATCAGCTGTCGTCGACACAAAACGAGTTGGCCTCGACAAAATCGTCGTTCACAGCTCGTATGACTGGTCTCGAGAACTTCTTGGACGTCATAGCGGCCACAAATCCGGAATGGGAGGCCATGTTCAGGACCATGAAACAACAAAACCCCATTCCAGGCGAGGCATCCGTGCAAGTCAACGAGGCAGATCTCTCGAGAAGGAGCGAGGAATTCTACGACGCGGCAATGCAGCATTAG
- the LOC106337096 gene encoding protein SREK1IP1 yields the protein MGGKGEKNYLAAHGGPARLPPPRDRSEQDALPSKLRVLMNYTSPSPHDSTKQVVEKKENNTKARVDAAAKENDALLNNGDEKMKKLKRKRKRNQVKDLRFEQELAELDGRSKRKERKKKYWEAKKQKKSQGKTEDTLRENFPKHEEIRFGDVVQAPPKLALVPKARKTPMSASKERQRLEAIEAYRSRNGWTSRPGDQIPSVAMQ from the exons ATGGGAGGGAAAGGAGAGAAAAACTACCTAGCTGCTCACGGCGGACCGGCGAGACTACCTCCGCCGCGTGATCGTTCGGAGCAAGATGCACTTCCTTCCAAGCTCCGTGTTCTCATGAACTACACCTCTCCCTCTCCCCACG ATTCTACTAAACAAGTTGTCGAGAAGAAAGAAAATAATACTAAAGCTAGAGTAGATGCTGCTGCCAAG GAGAATGATGCACTGTTGAACAATGGAGATGAAAAGATGAAGAAGCTAAAGAGAAAAAGAAAGAGGAATCAAGTAAAAGACCTTCGTTTCGAACAGGAGCTTGCGGAGTTGGATGGTCGGTCTAAAAGGAAAGAACGCAAGAAGAA GTATTGGGAGGCTAAGAAGCAGAAAAAGAGTCAAGGAAAGACTGAAGATACACTCAGAGAAAACTTCCCGAAGCATGAAGAGATCAGGTTTGGTGATGTGGTGCAAGCTCCACCAAAACTGGCTCTTGTTCCAAAG GCACGAAAGACTCCTATGAGTGCTTCAAAGGAGAGGCAGCGATTAGAGGCCATTGAAGCTTATAGATCTCGAAATGGATGGACCTCAAGACCAGGTGATCAGATTCCTTCTGTGGCCATGCAATAA
- the LOC106337094 gene encoding cytochrome P450 704C1-like isoform X2 has translation MEILASIAIIVATTIFIVLSFTIYLTLKIFAGKSINNKEYAPVHATIFDLFFHRDDLYDYETEIARNKPTFRFLGLGKSEILTADPRNVEHVLKTRFDNYTKGQNSRENLGDLLGHGIFAVDGEKWKQQRKLASFEFSARVLRDFSCSVFRTNACKVVGFVTEFGLSGNSFDAQDMLMRCTLDSIFKVGFGVELKCLDGFSKEGEGFMEAFDEGNDATSLRFIDPLWKLKRFLNIGSQARLKKSVATIDKFVYRLITTKRKELAKKQNTAVREDILSRFLVESEKDPEKMNDKYLRDIILSFMIAGKDTTAASLSWFLYMLCNNPLVQEKIVQEIRDVTSSHERTTDVTGFVESIDEEALDQMQYLHAALSETLRLYPAVPVDTRCAENDDVLPDGYRVKRGDNVYYISYAMGRMSYIWGQDAEEFKPERWLKDGVFQPESPFKFISFHAGPRICLGKDFAYRQMKIVSMALLHFFRFKMADEKRNVSYKRMLTLHIEGGLHLHAIPRTST, from the exons ATGGAGATTTTGGCGAGCATAGCGATCATAGTAGCAACAACAATCTTCATCGTTCTATCTTTCACAATCTACCTAACACTCAAAATCTTCGCCGGAAAATCCATAAACAACAAGGAGTATGCTCCAGTACACGCCACCATCTTCGACCTCTTCTTCCACCGCGACGACTTATACGACTACGAGACGGAGATCGCGAGAAATAAGCCGACTTTTAGGTTCTTGGGTCTAGGGAAGAGCGAGATACTAACCGCTGATCCTCGCAACGTGGAGCATGTGCTCAAGACGAGGTTCGATAACTACACCAAAGGACAGAACAGCCGCGAGAATCTCGGTGATCTTCTGGGACACGGTATCTTCGCTGTTGATGGAGAGAAGTGGAAGCAGCAGAGGAAGCTCGCTAGCTTTGAGTTCTCCGCTAGAGTTTTGAGAGACTTTAGCTGCTCTGTTTTTAGGACGAATGCGTGTAAGGTTGTCGGTTTTGTAACTGAGTTTGGTCTCTCTGGAAACTCTTTTGATGCTCAG GATATGTTGATGAGATGTACACTGGACTCGATCTTCAAAGTTGGGTTTGGTGTGGAGTTAAAGTGTTTGGATGGGTTTAGCAAAGAAGGGGAAGGGTTCATGGAAGCTTTTGATGAAGGTAACGATGCAACTAGTTTAAGATTCATCGATCCGCTTTGGAAGCTGAAACGGTTTCTCAACATTGGATCACAAGCTAGACTCAAGAAGAGCGTTGCTACTATAGATAAGTTTGTTTATAGACTCATTACCACTAAAAGGAAAGAGCTTGCCAAGAAACAGAACACT GCTGTTAGAGAGGATATATTATCTAGATTTCTAGTGGAGAGTGAGAAAGATCCGGAGAAGATGAATGATAAGTACCTGAGGGATATAATCTTGAGCTTTATGATTGCTGGGAAGGACACAACCGCTGCGTCTCTCTCTTGGTTCTTGTACATGCTCTGCAATAACCCACTCGTTCAGGAGAAGATCGTACAGGAGATTAGAGACGTGACATCAAGTCATGAGAGAACAACCGATGTGACTGGTTTCGTTGAAAGTATAGATGAAGAGGCTCTTGATCAGATGCAGTATCTCCATGCAGCCTTGTCTGAGACCTTGAGGCTTTACCCTGCTGTCCCTGTGGACACGAG GTGTGCAGAGAATGATGACGTACTTCCAGATGGATATAGAGTGAAGAGAGGGGATAATGTCTACTACATATCCTATGCAATGGGAAGGATGAGTTATATTTGGGGGCAAGATGCTGAGGAGTTCAAGCCAGAGAGATGGCTTAAGGATGGCGTGTTTCAGCCAGAGTCACCATTCAAATTCATAAGCTTTCAT GCTGGTCCAAGGATCTGTCTTGGCAAGGATTTTGCATACAGGCAAATGAAGATAGTATCAATGGCGCTTCTTCACTTCTTTCGCTTCAAAATGGCTGATGAGAAAAGAAACGTGTCTTACAAGAGGATGCTTACGCTTCATATAGAAGGAGGACTCCATCTCCATGCAATCCCAAGGACAAGTACTTGA
- the LOC106342534 gene encoding fasciclin-like arabinogalactan protein 8 encodes MAAPQTFSLLALTFSLLALASTVRCHNITQILADNPEYSSFNSYLSQTKLADEINSRSTITLLVLNNGAMASLAGKHPLSVIKNALSLLVLLDYYDPQKLHKISDGTVLTTTLYQTTGNAPGNLGFVNITDLKGGKVGFGSAASGSKLDSSYTKSVKQIPYNISVLEIDAPIISPGLLTAPAPSAAVSNLTGLLEKAGCKTFAGLLVSSGVLKTYESTIEKGLTVFAPNDEAFKDDDVPDLTKLTQAEVVSLLEYHALAEYKPKGSLKTNKNKISTLATNGAGKYDITTSTSGDEVVLHTGIAPSRLADTVLDATPVVIFSVDKVLLPPELFGNATSPAPAPAPVTAPTPSPAEGPSPTAASPPAPPTDESPESSPSDSPVGSANSKSANAAVAVSSPSLFTALVTLVAVAVSVSL; translated from the coding sequence ATGGCGGCGCCTCAGACATTCTCTCTCCTCGCCCTCACTTTCTCTCTCCTCGCCCTCGCTTCCACCGTACGATGCCACAACATCACCCAAATCCTCGCTGATAACCCGGAGTACTCCTCCTTCAACAGCTACCTCTCTCAGACCAAGCTCGCCGACGAAATCAACAGCCGCTCGACGATCACCCTCCTCGTCCTCAACAACGGCGCGATGGCTTCCCTCGCCGGAAAACACCCGCTCTCCGTCATCAAAAACGCTCTGAGCCTCCTCGTCCTCCTCGACTACTACGACCCCCAGAAACTCCACAAGATCTCCGACGGCACGGTTCTTACCACCACGCTCTACCAAACCACCGGAAACGCCCCCGGAAACTTAGGCTTCGTCAACATCACCGACCTCAAGGGAGGCAAAGTCGGCTTCGGCTCCGCCGCCTCAGGCTCCAAGCTCGACTCCTCCTACACGAAGTCCGTCAAGCAGATCCCTTACAACATCTCCGTCCTCGAGATCGACGCTCCGATCATATCTCCGGGACTCTTGACCGCCCCCGCTCCTTCCGCCGCCGTGTCGAACCTAACCGGTTTGCTCGAGAAAGCCGGTTGCAAAACCTTCGCCGGTTTGCTCGTCTCGAGCGGCGTACTCAAGACCTACGAGTCCACCATCGAGAAAGGCTTGACGGTTTTCGCGCCCAACGATGAGGCTTTCAAAGACGACGACGTTCCGGATCTGACGAAGCTCACGCAAGCTGAGGTGGTCTCGCTCCTAGAGTATCACGCCCTCGCTGAGTACAAGCCCAAAGGCTCTTTGAAGACTAACAAAAACAAAATCTCCACTTTGGCCACCAACGGCGCCGGGAAATACGATATCACGACGTCGACCTCCGGCGACGAAGTGGTTCTCCACACCGGCATTGCTCCGTCGAGACTCGCCGACACGGTGCTTGACGCCACTCCGGTCGTGATATTCTCGGTGGATAAAGTCCTCCTCCCTCCTGAGCTATTCGGAAACGCCACTTCTCCGGCGCCGGCGCCGGCTCCGGTTACTGCACCGACACCTTCTCCGGCGGAAGGTCCTTCGCCAACCGCAGCTTCACCGCCGGCACCTCCGACGGACGAGTCACCGGAGAGTTCTCCTTCGGACTCGCCGGTTGGTTCAGCGAATAGCAAGTCGGCTAACGCGGCGGTTGCGGTGAGCTCGCCGTCGTTGTTCACCGCATTGGTCACGCTCGTCGCTGTAGCCGTTTCAGTGTCTCTTTGA
- the LOC106337879 gene encoding uncharacterized mitochondrial protein AtMg00310-like, whose product MTCFQLPVSLCKRIQSAVTRFWWDDRSGKKKMAWIAWSELTKPKAFGGLGFRDFQRFNEASFAKLSWRMLENPNSLLFRTLRGKYYPDGDILTCDFSSAGSHGWRSVLVGHDLLVKNLGWNVGNGKDINIWYDPCLDHTSQKRPYGPAPEAFVNLTVADLRLSLEEEWDVKKIRLILPQHEEDILCLKPSISNASDKLVWLGTKSGSYSIKSGYYFATSLEEDNVELRPEPNRWYKNV is encoded by the coding sequence ATGACGTGCTTCCAACTTCCAGTTTCACTTTGCAAACGTATCCAGTCTGCGGTTACTCGCTTCTGGTGGGATGACAGATCGGGTAAAAAGAAAATGGCCTGGATAGCTTGGTCTGAATTAACTAAACCAAAGGCCTTCGGAGGTTTGGGCTTTCGTGATTTCCAGAGATTTAACGAAGCGTCGTTTGCAAAGCTTAGCTGGAGAATGCTTGAAAACCCAAACTCTCTGTTATTCCGAACGCTGAGAGGAAAGTACTACCCAGATGGAGACATTCTCACCTGTGATTTTAGTTCTGCGGGATCTCATGGATGGAGGAGCGTCCTGGTGGGCCATGATTTACTTGTCAAGAACTTGGGGTGGAACGTAGGTAACGGCAAAGACATCAACATCTGGTATGATCCTTGTCTGGATCACACGAGCCAAAAGCGCCCATATGGGCCTGCGCCAGAAGCTTTTGTCAACCTTACAGTGGCAGACCTGAGATTAAGTTTGGAAGAAGAATGGGACGTCAAAAAGATAAGACTCATCTTACCGCAGCATGAGGAGGATATCCTGTGTTTAAAGCCAAGCATATCAAATGCTTCTGATAAACTAGTCTGGCTGGGAACCAAATCAGGAAGCTACTCGATTAAATCTGGGTACTACTTCGCGACATCACTGGAAGAAGATAACGTGGAACTTAGACCTGAGCCTAACCGATGGTATAAAAATGTTTAG
- the LOC106339655 gene encoding BEACH domain-containing protein lvsC-like, whose product MTQFPQAQAFATSGIRSSSVVAITSDGEIITGGHADNSIKLVSSDGAKTLETAFGHCAPVTCLALSPDNNFLVTGSRDCTVLLWRIHKSFTSRTSVSEPSTGSGAPFSANNTNVANNTLANKGKKCRIEGPIQVLRGHRREIVSCCVSSDQGVVVSSSESSDVLLHSIRKGRLIRRLVGVTANSLCISSDGVIMAWSSSEGSISVFTINGVLIAKAKLPFSCGVSCMEMSMDGQNALIGMNSCSSMDYSSSNEDGKEIERLDVSSPSICFLNLYTLQVFHVPKLGQGQDITVLALNVDNTNLLVSTEDKQLIIFTDPALSLKVVDQMLKLGWE is encoded by the exons ATGACGCAATTTCCCCAGGCACAGGCGTTTGCCACATCAGGAATCAGAAGTTCGTCCGTAGTTGCTATTACAAGCGATGGGGAAATAATAACAG GTGGACATGCGGATAATAGTATCAAGCTAGTCTCATCTGATGGAGCAAAAACCTTGGAAACGGCTTTTGGGCACTGTGCCCCAGTTACATGTCTGGCTCTGTCTCCAGATAATAACTTCCTTGTGACGGGTTCACGGGACTGTACTGTTTTGCTGTGGAGAAT TCACAAGTCGTTTACTTCTCGAACAAGCGTGTCTGAGCCATCAACTGGCTCCGGAGCGCCTTTCTCCGCAAACAACACGAACGTGGCCAACAACACGTTGGCAAATAAAGGCAAAAAATGTCGCATTGAAGGGCCAATACAAGTGCTCCGTGGCCACCGAAGAGAAATAGTTTCTTGCTGTGTCAGCTCAGATCAAGGAGTGGTTGTTTCGTCCTCGGAGTCCTCAGATGTTCTATTGCATTCCATAAGAAAAGGAAGGCTGATCAGACGATTGGTTGGTGTGACAGCTAATTCTCTTTGCATTTCATCTGATGGGGTTATAATGGCATGGAGTAGCTCGGAGGGTTCTATTAGCGTCTTCACCATTAACGGAGTTCTGATTGCCAAAGCGAAACTTCCTTTCTCTTGTGGCGTAAGTTGCATGGAAATGTCCATGGATGGTCAAAACGCCTTGATTGGGATGAACTCATGTTCCAGCATGGATTACTCGAGCAGTAACGAAGATGGCAAAGAAATCGAGAGGCTGGACGTTTCATCTCCTTCAATTTGCTTCCTCAACTTATACACACTACAG GTATTCCATGTGCCAAAGCTTGGTCAAGGACAGGATATAACCGTACTGGCTCTGAACGTTGACAACACAAACCTCTTAGTGTC CACGGAAGATAAACAGTTGATAATCTTCACAGATCCTGCT TTAAGCTTAAAGGTGGTGGATCAGATGCTGAAGCTTGGGTGGGAATGA
- the LOC106340367 gene encoding serine/threonine-protein kinase Aurora-3 gives MDKKPTDPDARDPEKPFSLADFEIGRPLGKGKFGRVYLAREVKSHFVVALKVIFKEQIEKYKLHHQLRREMEIQTSLRHPNILRLFGWFDDDERIFLILEYAHGGELYGLLRENGHLTEQQAATYISSLSQALAYCHGKCVIHRDIKPENLLLDHKGRLKIADFGWSVQSSNKRKTMCGTLDYLAPEMVEHRDHDHAVDNWTLGILCYEFLYGNPPFEAESQKDTFKRIVKIDLSFPPTPNVSAEARNLISQLLVKDPSKRLSLTKIMQHPWIVKHADPKGVCLI, from the exons ATGGATAAGAAACCGACAGATCCTGACGCTCGCGACCCCGAGAAGCCATTTTCCCTTGCAGATTTCGAGATCGGGAGACCGTTAGGTAAAGGCAAATTCGGCAGAGTCTATCTCGCTCGCGAAGTCAAG AGTCACTTCGTGGTGGCGTTGAAAGTGATATTCAAGGAGCAGATCGAGAAGTACAAACTCCATCACCAGCTAAGGAGAGAGATGGAGATCCAAACGAGCCTAAGGCACCCCAACATCCTCCGTCTCTTCGGTTGGTTCGACGACGATGAGCGTATCTTCTTGATCCTCGAGTATGCTCACGGTGGTGAGCTCTATGGCCTCCTCAGAGAGAATGGTCATCTCACCGAACAACAAGCCGCCACT TACATTTCAAGTCTAAGTCAGGCACTGGCCTATTGTCATGGGAAATGTGTGATTCATAGAGACATCAAACCCGAGAACTTGTTGCTTGATCATAAG GGAAGGTTGAAAATTGCAGATTTTGGGTGGTCAGTGCAGTCAAGTAACAAGAGGAAAACAATGTGTGGGACGTTAGATTACTTGGCACCTGAGATGGTTGAACACAGAGATCACGATCATGCTGTTGATAACTGGACTTTAGGGATACTGTGTTACGAGTTTCTCTATGGGAACCCTCCTTTCGAAGCTGAGAGTCAGAAAGATACATTCAAGAG AATTGTTAAGATCGATCTGAGTTTTCCTCCTACGCCAAATGTCTCTGCGGAAGCTAGAAATCTAATCAGTCAG CTTCTTGTAAAGGATCCTTCCAAAAGACTCTCTCTTACGAAGATCATGCAACACCCTTGGATCGTCAAGCACGCAGATCCTAAAGGTGTGTGCCTCATTTGA